One segment of Arthrobacter sp. MMS18-M83 DNA contains the following:
- the disA gene encoding DNA integrity scanning diadenylate cyclase DisA: protein MARSPEESLKATLGRVAPGTPLRDGLERILRGRTGALIVLGTDRTIESICSGGFEIGIDFSPTRLRELAKMDGAIICDKDAGNILRAAVQLVPDSSIETQESGTRHRTAERVAIQTGVPVISVSQSMQIIALYVNGLRHVLEGSEKVLARANQALATLERYSARLDQVTSALSALEIEAMVTVRDVAVTLQRQEMVRRIAEEIAQYVLELGEDGRLLSLQLEELTMGRGPGSDVIIRDYAGADASPEEIDAAVQALLDLGPTELIDLGKIAGIIGFAGGMDVLDAGVQPRGYRLLSGLKSVPKAVADRLVEHFGGLQNLMAATIDDLMTVDGIGDQRARTVREGLSRMAEASLLDRFL from the coding sequence ATGGCTCGGAGCCCCGAAGAATCGCTCAAGGCGACTCTGGGCAGGGTGGCCCCCGGAACGCCGCTTCGCGACGGCCTGGAACGCATCCTCCGTGGGCGCACTGGTGCCCTGATTGTCTTGGGTACGGATCGGACCATCGAGTCAATCTGCTCCGGCGGCTTTGAAATCGGCATCGACTTCTCCCCGACGCGACTCCGTGAGCTCGCGAAGATGGACGGTGCCATCATTTGCGACAAGGACGCAGGGAACATCCTTCGCGCGGCAGTCCAGCTTGTGCCGGACTCCAGCATCGAGACGCAGGAATCAGGGACGCGTCACAGGACAGCCGAGCGCGTGGCCATCCAGACCGGGGTGCCGGTGATTTCGGTCAGCCAGTCCATGCAGATCATCGCCCTGTACGTCAACGGTCTCCGGCACGTGCTGGAGGGCTCCGAGAAAGTCCTCGCGCGCGCCAACCAGGCCCTCGCAACCCTTGAACGCTACAGCGCCCGATTGGACCAGGTCACCAGCGCCCTCTCGGCACTTGAGATCGAGGCCATGGTTACCGTCCGGGATGTGGCAGTCACCCTGCAGCGCCAGGAAATGGTCCGGCGCATCGCCGAGGAAATCGCACAGTATGTCCTGGAGCTGGGCGAGGACGGCAGGCTGCTCTCCCTGCAGTTGGAGGAGCTCACCATGGGCCGTGGCCCGGGCAGCGACGTCATCATCCGCGACTACGCCGGCGCCGATGCCTCACCGGAGGAGATCGATGCCGCCGTCCAGGCCCTCCTTGACCTTGGCCCCACTGAGCTGATTGACCTCGGCAAGATCGCGGGCATCATCGGTTTCGCCGGGGGCATGGATGTGCTCGACGCCGGTGTGCAGCCCCGCGGGTACCGCCTCCTGTCCGGGCTGAAGTCGGTTCCGAAGGCCGTCGCCGACCGTCTGGTGGAACACTTCGGGGGACTCCAGAACCTCATGGCGGCCACCATCGACGACCTCATGACCGTGGACGGTATCGGCGACCAGCGCGCCAGGACCGTCCGCGAAGGGCTCAGCCGCATGGCCGAGGCCAGCCTGCTGGACCGGTTCCTCTAA
- a CDS encoding A/G-specific adenine glycosylase: MLLPSAAELAGTHHLSDLHLSMDRWFSEVARVLPWRSPDCSPWGILVSEVMLQQTPVVRVLPVWEDWMERWPEPADLAREPSGEAVRHWGRLGYPRRALRLHAAAVAIVEDHGGKVPDTHGALLSLPGVGDYTAAAVAAFAFGRRETVVDTNIRRVHARLVSGLALPAPSLTASEMRLAQSLMPDDARLSVRWNASVMELGALVCTARSPKCSDCPVRGSCAWLAAGEPAPTYTPKGQAWHGTDRQLRGAVMAVLRVAASPVARELFERPAADLGFAADGIAVPLAALHRLNSAPEQLERALEGLLRDGLAEMHDAGLRLPA, translated from the coding sequence ATGCTATTGCCAAGCGCCGCTGAACTTGCCGGCACCCACCACCTTTCGGACTTACACCTGTCCATGGACCGTTGGTTCTCCGAGGTGGCCCGGGTGCTGCCGTGGCGGTCGCCGGACTGCAGCCCGTGGGGAATTCTGGTCAGCGAGGTGATGCTGCAGCAGACTCCGGTAGTTCGGGTCTTGCCGGTGTGGGAAGACTGGATGGAACGCTGGCCTGAGCCTGCGGATCTCGCGAGGGAGCCCTCGGGTGAGGCCGTGCGACATTGGGGCAGGCTCGGCTATCCCCGCCGCGCGCTCAGGCTGCACGCGGCCGCCGTCGCGATTGTGGAGGATCACGGCGGCAAGGTTCCGGACACGCATGGTGCGCTGCTGAGCCTTCCCGGCGTCGGCGATTACACAGCAGCGGCTGTGGCCGCTTTTGCGTTCGGGCGGCGCGAAACCGTGGTGGATACGAACATCCGGCGCGTGCATGCCCGGCTCGTTTCGGGATTGGCACTGCCGGCGCCGTCGCTCACGGCGTCCGAGATGCGCCTCGCCCAATCCCTCATGCCCGACGACGCCCGGCTCTCCGTCCGGTGGAACGCCTCCGTCATGGAACTCGGAGCGCTGGTATGCACGGCCCGCTCCCCCAAGTGCTCCGACTGCCCTGTCCGCGGGTCCTGCGCGTGGCTTGCGGCGGGCGAGCCCGCGCCGACGTACACACCCAAAGGCCAGGCCTGGCACGGCACAGATCGGCAGCTCCGGGGTGCTGTCATGGCCGTCTTGCGCGTGGCCGCTTCGCCCGTCGCGCGGGAACTGTTCGAGCGCCCCGCAGCCGACCTCGGCTTCGCGGCAGACGGCATAGCGGTTCCCTTGGCTGCCCTGCATCGCTTGAATTCGGCCCCGGAGCAGCTGGAACGGGCGCTTGAGGGACTCCTGCGCGACGGTCTGGCCGAAATGCACGACGCCGGGCTGCGGCTCCCGGCCTAA
- a CDS encoding class I SAM-dependent DNA methyltransferase: protein MTEPADVHATRAAYNTVASDYAELLRNELASKPFDRAMLGTFAELVEADGGGVVADLGCGPGRITAHLDSLGLTAFGIDLSPEMVAVARRDHPGLQFDEGSMEALPLADGALGGIVAWYSIIHTPPARLPAVFAQFHRALRDGGLLLLAFQAGDEPRHLDFAYGHEIDLDAYRLPPGRIAELLRQAGLVVEAQLLREPDGKHEKTPQAYLLARKPARV from the coding sequence ATGACTGAACCCGCGGACGTGCATGCCACCCGCGCCGCGTACAACACGGTAGCCTCCGACTACGCCGAACTCCTGCGCAACGAACTAGCCTCGAAGCCGTTTGACCGGGCCATGCTCGGCACCTTTGCGGAACTCGTAGAGGCGGATGGAGGAGGGGTAGTTGCGGACCTTGGTTGCGGCCCCGGACGGATTACGGCGCATTTGGACTCGCTTGGCCTCACGGCTTTCGGCATCGACCTGTCGCCGGAGATGGTGGCGGTAGCCCGCCGGGATCACCCCGGCCTGCAGTTTGATGAAGGCTCCATGGAGGCCCTGCCTCTGGCGGACGGCGCGCTGGGTGGCATTGTCGCCTGGTATTCGATTATCCATACTCCGCCGGCTCGGTTGCCCGCGGTGTTCGCCCAATTCCATCGGGCCCTCCGGGACGGCGGCCTGCTCCTGCTGGCGTTTCAGGCGGGAGATGAACCCCGGCACCTGGATTTCGCCTATGGCCACGAGATCGACCTCGATGCCTACCGCTTGCCGCCGGGCCGCATCGCGGAACTCCTACGTCAGGCAGGCCTTGTTGTGGAAGCACAACTGCTTCGCGAACCAGACGGCAAGCATGAAAAAACCCCGCAGGCCTACCTTCTAGCCCGCAAGCCGGCCCGCGTGTGA
- a CDS encoding MFS transporter, with the protein MSTAEVAEHAGVEVSLWKQFYFTWGGQAVSKFAGPFQMIALAMWALNSGHGAIGVSVITSSGLLGTLAGTVFGGAIADRYGALKTIFGCDLARFFLSGAIALLVLLQAGYSYPAIVCISFCSSIISGVFSPALRSLTPELLAERDFEKGNSVFGAVTSSSQLFGALLGGIAVALLGAAAAIAVNSASFLLGALTSASVLAAARKTTKGQLPDLQKRAGLLASTMAGLRYALATPWLLALLCVDSVTDLVTAGQLYVGLPLLAQQSGGSLSMGILLSGYGAGAVIGSVASAYMKSESLRSVRAVLWLNIIQAPFLTILPFVPFAGAVASLAIGGILNAAAMTYYISVVQRAAPKDMQSRVMSLLMTGGLVLQPVGTVLLGALADAGFLRGTFLAGGIIMILTATIALNIKTIRQLK; encoded by the coding sequence ATGTCGACCGCCGAGGTTGCCGAACACGCGGGAGTCGAGGTCTCCCTGTGGAAACAGTTCTACTTCACCTGGGGCGGGCAGGCAGTCTCGAAGTTCGCCGGCCCGTTCCAGATGATCGCACTTGCCATGTGGGCGCTGAACAGCGGGCACGGTGCCATCGGCGTTTCTGTCATCACCTCCTCCGGACTGTTAGGAACCCTCGCGGGCACCGTCTTCGGCGGGGCAATCGCAGACCGGTACGGAGCGTTGAAAACCATCTTCGGATGTGACCTCGCAAGATTTTTCCTCTCAGGTGCCATAGCCCTTCTTGTCCTTCTGCAAGCCGGGTACAGCTATCCGGCGATTGTCTGCATCAGTTTCTGCAGCAGCATCATTTCCGGGGTCTTCAGCCCCGCGCTGCGGTCGCTCACCCCGGAACTCCTGGCGGAAAGGGACTTCGAAAAGGGAAACAGCGTATTTGGCGCGGTGACAAGTTCATCGCAACTCTTCGGGGCTCTGTTGGGCGGTATCGCCGTCGCCCTGCTCGGCGCTGCAGCGGCGATCGCCGTCAACAGCGCCAGCTTCCTTCTCGGTGCGCTCACCTCTGCATCCGTCCTCGCTGCAGCCCGCAAAACCACAAAAGGCCAACTACCCGACCTTCAGAAGCGCGCCGGTCTGCTCGCATCCACCATGGCCGGACTGAGATATGCACTCGCCACCCCATGGTTGCTTGCGCTGCTCTGCGTTGATTCGGTCACCGACCTTGTCACTGCCGGGCAGCTTTACGTGGGCCTGCCCCTTCTGGCGCAGCAGTCCGGCGGAAGCCTGTCCATGGGGATCCTGCTCTCCGGGTACGGAGCCGGCGCCGTCATCGGATCGGTAGCAAGCGCCTACATGAAAAGCGAATCCCTGCGCAGTGTCAGGGCAGTTCTGTGGCTAAACATCATCCAGGCCCCTTTCCTGACCATCCTGCCGTTCGTCCCTTTTGCAGGCGCGGTCGCCTCCCTGGCCATCGGCGGAATCCTGAACGCCGCAGCGATGACGTACTACATCTCCGTCGTTCAACGGGCAGCACCCAAAGACATGCAATCACGGGTCATGTCCCTCCTCATGACCGGGGGGCTGGTGCTCCAGCCCGTCGGAACCGTGCTGCTCGGAGCCCTCGCCGATGCCGGGTTCCTCCGAGGAACCTTCCTCGCTGGAGGAATCATCATGATCCTCACCGCGACAATCGCGCTCAACATCAAAACCATCCGCCAGTTGAAATAG
- a CDS encoding radical SAM protein, giving the protein MGAGSGIDTFIIKTVEWCNLNCSYCYFYHGQDTSFENRPRFMPRKTIEHAVPKIIEHCLANGISDIHLTLHGGEPLLQPKKDYLWMMEQFDKIDAAGITTHRKITTNAVTLNDEWAELLARYSVNVGISLDGTREAHDSARVDLAGRGSYDRVIRGLKSAQKFGDKGLKVGTISVLNPFENGKLIYEHLRGLGVKTINLVLPEANYVQPLDAPLDGYAHKDLVIDIFDAWIQEDNAEVSIRFFQDAIRAVAGLPSYSDQFGFAPVNVAVLETDGSMQPTDNFRACADGMTELGLSIYRDSFDDLYNHEFFQLCRDQQLLVPEECSGCKFLDICGGGRISTRYSEKDGFSRKTVHCETLYSLFEHIETVLDKRRQQAAA; this is encoded by the coding sequence ATGGGTGCAGGCAGCGGAATCGACACGTTCATCATCAAGACAGTGGAGTGGTGCAATTTGAACTGCTCGTATTGCTACTTCTACCACGGGCAGGATACGTCGTTTGAGAACCGGCCCCGCTTTATGCCGCGCAAGACCATCGAACACGCAGTTCCCAAGATCATCGAACACTGCCTCGCCAACGGAATCTCCGACATCCATCTGACCCTCCACGGCGGCGAGCCACTTCTTCAGCCCAAGAAGGACTATTTGTGGATGATGGAGCAGTTCGACAAGATCGACGCCGCCGGCATCACCACGCACCGAAAGATCACCACCAACGCCGTCACGCTTAACGATGAGTGGGCCGAGCTGCTGGCCAGATACTCGGTCAACGTCGGCATCAGCCTGGACGGCACCCGTGAAGCCCACGATTCAGCCAGAGTCGACCTTGCCGGAAGAGGCTCCTACGACAGGGTAATCCGGGGACTGAAGTCTGCACAAAAATTCGGCGACAAAGGCCTCAAGGTCGGGACCATCAGCGTCTTGAACCCCTTCGAAAATGGCAAGCTGATCTACGAGCACCTTCGTGGCCTGGGGGTGAAGACCATCAATCTTGTCCTTCCGGAGGCCAACTACGTCCAGCCGCTGGATGCTCCGTTGGACGGCTACGCGCACAAGGACCTGGTGATCGATATCTTCGATGCGTGGATCCAGGAGGACAACGCCGAAGTAAGTATCCGGTTCTTCCAGGACGCCATCCGGGCCGTCGCCGGACTTCCGAGCTACAGCGACCAGTTCGGCTTCGCGCCGGTCAACGTTGCGGTCCTCGAAACGGATGGTTCCATGCAGCCGACAGACAACTTCCGGGCGTGCGCCGACGGAATGACTGAGCTCGGGCTCAGCATCTACCGCGATTCCTTCGATGATCTTTACAATCATGAGTTCTTCCAACTCTGCCGGGACCAGCAACTGCTCGTTCCGGAAGAATGTTCCGGCTGTAAGTTTCTGGACATCTGCGGCGGAGGGCGCATCAGTACCCGCTACTCGGAAAAGGACGGGTTCTCACGCAAGACCGTGCACTGCGAAACGCTTTATAGCCTGTTCGAGCACATAGAGACCGTGTTGGACAAGCGCCGCCAGCAAGCAGCGGCATAA
- a CDS encoding winged helix-turn-helix domain-containing protein, whose amino-acid sequence MDQESFVAGQRQSRIMGSASLKALAHPLRIEILEVLTVQGSQNSSSLATLLGESSGVTSYHLRQLAKHGFVHEIEGKGSSRERWWERSRGSVGLDTGESSETPADDETVRMVAKEFAQRRTEALMDFLDNAWQVTDGEWKDAGVITTFNLRMTPGQLEKLATRVRDQIAGLAAELDEEGEQEGSRPVQIHFNAFPLLPNQQHRNQA is encoded by the coding sequence ATGGATCAAGAAAGCTTTGTCGCTGGCCAGCGACAGAGCCGGATCATGGGTTCGGCTTCCCTGAAAGCCCTCGCGCACCCGCTAAGGATCGAGATTCTGGAGGTGCTCACGGTCCAGGGATCCCAAAATTCCTCCAGCCTGGCCACACTCCTGGGCGAGTCCAGCGGAGTGACGAGCTATCACCTCCGTCAACTTGCCAAGCATGGATTCGTGCACGAAATCGAGGGCAAAGGCTCCTCCCGGGAACGCTGGTGGGAGCGTTCCCGGGGGTCGGTGGGGTTGGATACAGGCGAGAGCTCCGAGACGCCGGCCGACGACGAGACCGTTCGGATGGTCGCCAAAGAGTTCGCCCAACGGCGCACGGAAGCGCTGATGGACTTCCTCGACAATGCCTGGCAGGTCACCGACGGCGAATGGAAGGACGCCGGGGTCATCACGACCTTCAACCTGCGGATGACACCGGGGCAACTGGAAAAGCTCGCAACACGTGTCCGGGACCAGATCGCAGGTCTAGCCGCGGAACTGGACGAGGAAGGCGAGCAGGAAGGCTCCCGCCCGGTCCAAATACACTTCAACGCCTTCCCGCTGCTCCCCAACCAACAGCACCGAAATCAAGCCTGA
- the dhaM gene encoding dihydroxyacetone kinase phosphoryl donor subunit DhaM, with the protein MTVALVVVSHSRKIAEGAVELAAQMAPNVRFYAVGGTDDGRIGTDLERTIAAFEAGLAEASGDGVVVLTDLGSAVMTAESAVEFCSEPDRVLLADAPLVEGLVAAAVATQGGAEAASVKAAAESIRFGPEPTFDAAGSAQSQGRGEPAESDEFELINPMGMHARPAAKIAGGLAGLDVEATVNGVDGTSIMELMSLAVGQGGKLRVEAWGKDASKAVNYVRRLVEQGFGEI; encoded by the coding sequence ATGACGGTGGCCTTGGTGGTGGTCTCGCACAGCCGGAAGATCGCGGAAGGCGCGGTGGAATTGGCCGCACAGATGGCCCCCAATGTGAGGTTCTACGCGGTGGGTGGAACGGATGATGGCCGGATTGGCACTGACCTGGAGAGAACAATCGCCGCATTCGAGGCCGGACTTGCGGAGGCTTCCGGGGACGGGGTGGTGGTGCTGACGGACCTTGGCTCCGCAGTCATGACGGCGGAGTCAGCGGTGGAGTTCTGCAGTGAGCCGGACAGGGTTCTCCTTGCCGACGCCCCCTTGGTGGAAGGCCTGGTTGCCGCTGCCGTGGCCACCCAAGGTGGGGCCGAGGCCGCCAGCGTGAAGGCCGCTGCAGAATCGATTCGATTCGGTCCGGAGCCCACTTTTGACGCCGCGGGGTCGGCTCAATCCCAAGGCCGGGGTGAGCCGGCGGAAAGCGACGAATTCGAGCTCATCAACCCCATGGGAATGCACGCCAGGCCTGCGGCGAAAATTGCGGGTGGATTGGCCGGCCTTGACGTCGAGGCAACGGTTAACGGCGTCGATGGCACATCAATCATGGAACTTATGAGCCTTGCCGTGGGTCAGGGCGGCAAGCTCAGGGTCGAGGCTTGGGGCAAAGATGCGTCGAAAGCCGTGAATTACGTCCGGCGACTCGTGGAACAGGGCTTCGGGGAGATCTGA
- the dhaL gene encoding dihydroxyacetone kinase subunit DhaL yields the protein MRLGVDWAVQWLTLSARLMSEHREELIALDRAIGDSDHGENMDRGFQAVMEKLAQTPPETPGAALKLAAMALMSKVGGAAGPLYGTAYLRAATALGESSEIDAAALAGALTAARDGIVARGKAELGDKTMVDAWSPAVEAADEVLVAGGDAVAVLAAAAEAAEVGAVTTDPLVARKGRASYLGERSAGHRDPGAASSALLLRAAATAAGFPEGAAE from the coding sequence GTGCGTCTGGGGGTCGACTGGGCGGTTCAATGGCTGACGCTCTCCGCGCGGCTCATGTCCGAGCATCGCGAGGAGCTAATTGCGTTGGACCGTGCGATTGGCGACTCGGACCACGGCGAAAACATGGACCGCGGATTCCAGGCCGTCATGGAGAAGCTTGCCCAAACTCCGCCGGAAACACCTGGGGCAGCACTGAAGCTGGCGGCGATGGCCCTGATGTCCAAGGTGGGCGGGGCAGCCGGCCCGTTGTACGGAACCGCGTACCTTCGGGCAGCCACGGCACTCGGAGAGAGCTCGGAGATCGACGCTGCGGCGCTCGCCGGAGCATTGACCGCGGCCCGTGACGGAATTGTCGCCCGAGGCAAGGCGGAACTGGGCGATAAAACAATGGTGGATGCGTGGTCCCCGGCCGTCGAAGCAGCGGATGAGGTCCTAGTGGCCGGCGGAGATGCCGTGGCCGTGCTGGCAGCTGCAGCCGAGGCTGCCGAGGTTGGCGCCGTGACAACAGATCCCCTGGTGGCGCGCAAGGGCAGGGCAAGCTACCTCGGTGAACGCAGCGCAGGCCACCGTGATCCCGGGGCTGCGTCTTCGGCGCTGCTGCTGCGAGCAGCGGCCACCGCCGCGGGGTTCCCCGAGGGGGCCGCCGAATGA
- the dhaK gene encoding dihydroxyacetone kinase subunit DhaK, with protein sequence MKKLINDPRSVVDESVEGFGMAHAELVDVHTDPIFVVRKGAPVAGKVALVSGGGSGHEPLHAGFVGHGMLDAAVPGAVFTSPTPDQIIPATAAVDSGAGVLHIVKNYTGDVLNFETAAEMAQAEGISVRTVLVNDDVAVEDSLYTAGRRGVGGTVLVEKIAGAAAERGDSLDAVAGVAEGVVRNVRTMGVALSGCTVPHAGVPSFELADDEIEIGIGIHGEPGRHRIAMESADAITGRLLDPVLDDLAIRAGEEVLLFVNGMGGTPLSELYIVYRRAAQILAERGAKVERSLVGNYVTSLEMQGCSISVLRLDDELTALWDAPVHTPALRWGM encoded by the coding sequence ATGAAAAAACTCATCAACGATCCCCGTTCCGTGGTGGACGAGTCCGTCGAGGGATTTGGCATGGCCCATGCCGAGCTCGTGGACGTCCATACGGATCCCATCTTCGTCGTCCGAAAAGGTGCGCCCGTGGCCGGCAAAGTGGCGCTTGTGTCGGGAGGAGGGAGCGGCCATGAGCCACTTCATGCCGGTTTTGTTGGGCACGGAATGCTCGACGCCGCCGTGCCGGGTGCCGTCTTCACCTCGCCCACGCCTGACCAGATCATTCCGGCCACTGCGGCAGTCGATTCGGGGGCCGGCGTCTTGCACATCGTGAAGAACTACACCGGTGACGTCCTGAATTTCGAGACAGCGGCGGAGATGGCCCAGGCCGAAGGAATCAGCGTCCGCACGGTTCTCGTCAATGACGACGTCGCGGTGGAGGATTCGCTGTACACGGCGGGCCGGCGCGGCGTGGGAGGCACCGTGCTGGTGGAAAAGATTGCCGGAGCGGCCGCCGAACGGGGGGATTCGCTGGACGCCGTCGCGGGAGTGGCAGAAGGGGTTGTCCGCAACGTGCGCACTATGGGTGTGGCCCTGTCCGGCTGCACCGTCCCACATGCCGGGGTGCCTAGCTTTGAGCTTGCTGACGACGAAATTGAAATCGGAATAGGGATTCACGGTGAGCCTGGCAGGCACCGGATCGCCATGGAGAGCGCCGACGCCATCACTGGCCGTTTGTTGGATCCCGTCCTGGACGACCTGGCGATCAGAGCCGGGGAAGAAGTGCTGCTCTTCGTCAACGGCATGGGTGGTACCCCCCTCAGCGAGCTGTACATTGTTTACCGGCGGGCGGCCCAGATCCTCGCCGAAAGAGGAGCCAAAGTGGAACGCTCGCTGGTGGGCAACTACGTCACGTCTCTTGAGATGCAGGGCTGCTCCATATCGGTGCTGCGGCTCGATGACGAACTGACAGCACTATGGGATGCGCCCGTTCACACTCCGGCCCTGCGTTGGGGGATGTGA
- a CDS encoding amino-acid N-acetyltransferase gives MTSTFSIRPARTGDVAAIKRLVAPLAEQRILMAKETVAYYESLQEFRIAESSDGEVIGCGALHVMWEDLAEVRTLAADDNWRGKGVGHVLVQQLLEDARALGVARVFCLTFEVDFFKRHGFEVMADQTAVDPQVYSELLRSHDEGVAEFLDLARVKPNTLGNTRMIKFL, from the coding sequence GTGACTTCGACGTTCAGTATCCGCCCTGCCCGTACCGGTGATGTTGCCGCGATCAAAAGGCTTGTGGCGCCGCTGGCAGAGCAACGAATCCTGATGGCCAAGGAAACCGTGGCCTACTACGAAAGCCTTCAGGAGTTCCGGATTGCCGAGTCGTCCGACGGTGAGGTAATCGGTTGCGGCGCTCTGCACGTGATGTGGGAGGACCTGGCCGAGGTGCGCACCTTGGCGGCGGACGACAATTGGCGCGGCAAGGGCGTGGGCCACGTCCTTGTCCAGCAGCTGCTGGAGGACGCGCGCGCCTTGGGCGTTGCCCGGGTTTTCTGCCTGACGTTCGAAGTGGACTTCTTCAAGCGCCACGGATTCGAAGTCATGGCGGACCAAACGGCAGTGGACCCCCAGGTCTATTCGGAATTGCTCCGCTCCCATGACGAAGGCGTTGCCGAGTTCCTCGATCTGGCGCGCGTGAAGCCGAACACCCTGGGCAACACCCGCATGATCAAGTTCCTCTAG